From the Montipora capricornis isolate CH-2021 chromosome 2, ASM3666992v2, whole genome shotgun sequence genome, one window contains:
- the LOC138025615 gene encoding carbohydrate sulfotransferase 14-like: MPRHYLTSRSFAALKLVLMALAVWLLWLCSKESITGLLEVNVKTKVNRTVYSTDSEAQDLFARAEQRQKMRKKQLKDYCQQHSYTRLPWDRKRMLDKFLIDDKNKFIYCTVPKVATTPFKMTLMRLRNDSGLKITGATAHNPKYWRHMSEYNEKELSPRLATHFKFLFVREPFHRLLSGYKDKFFGPLRFYTNGFRAMIVKAFRPQELQAISTTTNDVTFTEFLEYIVSYSNAWSHNAHWRQVEHICFPCAFEFDLIGHFETLEEDVAHFLKKAEFDDRVTFPPIPSSTTDSKFTEYYEQVPREIIYRVAEAFRGDFEMFGYPFPGPLKSLLGDHA, encoded by the exons ATGCCTCGGCATTATCTTACTTCGCGTTCATTCGCTGCTTTGAAACTGGTCTTGATGGCCCTTGCCGTTTGGCTTCTTTGGCTATGTTCGAAAGAAAGCATCACAG GGTTGTTGGAGGTCAATGttaaaaccaaagtaaacagAACA GTATATTCTACCGATTCGGAAGCACAAGATCTCTTCGCAAGAGcagaacaaaggcaaaaaatgCGAAAGAAACAACTAAAAGACTACTGCCAACAACATTCTTATACAAGACTACCATGGGACCGAAAACGAATGCTCGACAAATTTCTTATTGACGATAAGAACAAGTTTATTTACTGCACCGTTCCAAAAGTGGCCACCACTCCGTTTAAAATGACTTTAATGCGTCTGCGAAATGACAGTGGCCTAAAAATCACAGGAGCTACAGCTCACAACCCAAAATACTGGAGGCACATGAGCGAGTATAACGAGAAGGAATTGTCTCCTCGTTTAGCGACacatttcaaatttctgttCGTTCGCGAGCCATTTCACCGACTACTTTCTGGCTACAAAGACAAATTTTTCGGCCCACTCAGATTTTATACCAATGGGTTCCGTGCGATGATAGTTAAAGCTTTTAGACCCCAAGAGTTACAGGCCATTTCCACGACAACCAATGATGTTACTTTCACAGAATTTCTTGAGTATATTGTATCTTATTCAAATGCATGGAGTCACAACGCGCATTGGCGACAAGTTGAGCACATCTGTTTTCCTTGCGCGTTCGAGTTTGACTTAATTGGACATTTTGAAACTTTAGAGGAAGATGTTGCTCATTTCCTAAAGAAGGCAGAATTTGATGATCGCGTGACCTTCCCACCCATTCCTTCGTCAACAACAGACAGCAAATTTACCGAGTATTACGAGCAGGTTCcgcgtgaaattatttacaGAGTGGCAGAAGCTTTCAGGGGAGATTTCGAAATGTTCGGCTATCCGTTTCCAGGACCTTTGAAAAGTTTGCTTGGAGATCATGCTTAA